One window of Magallana gigas chromosome 2, xbMagGiga1.1, whole genome shotgun sequence genomic DNA carries:
- the LOC105323092 gene encoding large ribosomal subunit protein mL39, with product MSCCVLRKVRDFSNVSRQSLCRQLCTSVAKQEDAKNNALDCPKRNSDIRTMRNQMFLEEKKRQLSLIRRVEKIKVEYTGIPEDCTLQMNKDLSTPYNCAMHMKSNIKTLAALALVNGEVWDMHRPLESDCSLEFLRFRDSEPAQLNRACWRTGSFILGYIFDRALKDENRVDIIRFPSNPVVEDGYFCCDFDLGSLNSWQPLQEELTALSIVGTKLIKESATFERLDVDQELALEMFKDNKYKCQQIPDVAKSSVTGSHVTLYKVNDYVDVTTGPLLESTYHLFQFTVTKMFPMTCPENSKFVRVQGIAMPRALQIHYKAYELLTERAKRIGLQDPYRESVQTSE from the exons ATGTCATGCTGTGTACTCCGGAAAGTGAGAGATTTTAGCAATGTTTCTCGACAGTCCCTCTGta gaCAACTTTGCACAAGTGTTGCAAAACAAGAAGATGCAAAAAACAATGCTTTGGACTGTCCAAAAAGAAATTCTGACATCAGAACAATGAGAAATCAAATGTTCTTAGAGGAGAAGAAGAGACAGTTGTCTCTGATTCGAAGAGTTGAGAAGATTAAAGTGGAATACACTGGGATACCAGAGGATTGTACACTTCAGATGAACAAAGATCTTTCTACTCCTTATAACTGTGCCATGC ACATGAAATCGAACATCAAGACATTGGCAGCCTTGGCTTTGGTGAATGGAGAAGTTTGGGACATGCATCGACCTTTGGAGTCGGACTGTTCTTTAGAGTTCCTTAGATTTAGAGACAGTGAACCAGCACAATTAAACAGG GCATGCTGGAGAACAGGATCATTTATACTTGGGTACATATTTGATCGTGCCCTGAAAGATGAAAACAGAGTTGATATTATACGTTTTCCTAGTAACCCAGTCG TGGAGGATGGATACTTCTGTTGTGACTTTGACCTGGGCTCTTTGAACTCATGGCAGCCTCTACag GAAGAGCTGACTGCATTGTCAATTGTTGgaacaaaattaatcaaagaaTCGGCCACATTTGAGAGGTTGGATGTGGACCAGGAATTAGCGTTAGAAATGTTTAAAGACAATAAATACAAGTGTCAGCAGATACCAGACGTTGCCAAGTCCTCCGTGACAGGGTCACATGTCACCCTGTACAAGGTGAATGATTACGTGGACGTCACCACTGGACCTCTCCTGGAAAGCACCTACCATCTGTTTCAGTTCACTGTTACAAAG atgtTTCCTATGACATGTCCTGAAAATAGCAAATTTGTCAGAGTGCAGGGAATTGCCATGCCACGGGCACTGCAG ATTCATTACAAGGCTTATGAATTGCTGACTGAAAGGGCAAAACGAATT GGACTTCAAGATCCTTACAGAGAATCTGTCCAAACTTCTGAATAA